From a single Rutidosis leptorrhynchoides isolate AG116_Rl617_1_P2 chromosome 5, CSIRO_AGI_Rlap_v1, whole genome shotgun sequence genomic region:
- the LOC139848340 gene encoding disease resistance response protein 206-like, whose product MKTPTKFVFFLFLYFVVSSAYPGMKKLHYPCKNLVLYFHDVLYDGKNGANATSAIVGAPQWGNLTSLADQLHFGDIVVFDDPITLDNNFHSAPVGRAHGMYFYTSKNTRNAWLGFTFAVNSPQYQGTISFIGTDPILMKTRDISIVGGTGDFFMHRGIATIMTDSYEGDVYFRLRVDINFYECW is encoded by the coding sequence atgaaaacaccAACTAAATTTGTTTTCTTCTTGTTCCTATACTTTGTAGTGTCCTCTGCCTATCCAGGCATGAAAAAACTGCACTACCCATGCAAAAACTTAGTCTTATATTTTCATGATGTTCTTTATGATGGCAAAAATGGTGCAAATGCAACTTCTGCTATTGTAGGTGCACCCCAATGGGGTAACCTTACAAGTCTAGCAGACCAGCTTCATTTCGGAGACATTGTCGTTTTTGATGATCCAATCACTTtagacaataattttcattcggctCCGGTGGGTCGAGCTCATGGGATGTATTTTTATACCTCCAAGAATACGCGTAACGCATGGCTAGGTTTTACGTTCGCGGTGAATAGTCCACAATATCAAGGAACTATAAGTTTTATTGGGACTGACCCAATTCTGATGAAGACTAGGGATATCTCAATCGTTGGTGGGACCGGAGATTTCTTCATGCATCGCGGGATTGCAACTATTATGACCGATTCTTATGAAGGGGATGTCTATTTTAGGCTTCGTGTCGATATTAACTTCTATGAATGTTGGTAA